GCGATTACCCTGTCCGGCGTCAGCCCGCTTCGACAACTCGTGATGCTGTGCCACGAAATGGGCAGACAGATCGTCCACGATCCGATCGTCCGGGCGGGCATGCGGCTCACGCTCGAGCTCAGCGGTGCGGGCGGCCCGGACCAGCAGTACGTCGACTGGATCGAGAGCAGCCGGCAGATCGTCGAATCCGGCGTCGGCCGTGGCGAGATCCTCGCGACCGTCGATCCGGACACGCTGGCGCGCTTCCTGAGTGGTTCGTTCATCGGCGTCCAACTGGTGTCGCAGGTCCTGGCCGGGCGCGAGGACCTCGAACAACGGATCGACGAGATGTGGTCGCTGCTGCTCCCCAGCATCGCCACCAGCCAGGACGCCGCCGAGCTCGCCGAGATTCGTGCCGCCCGCTGGGCGCCACCGACCCAAGCGGAAGCGCCGCAGGCGGATTCCGCCGTCGGCGCCTGAGCGGAACTCACCGCGTCAGCGGGCCCCGCAGCTGTTTCAGCTGCGGGGCCCGCCGCTGTCGGGCACACTGCCGCACATGGACCAACGCATCCACTTCGTCACCCTCGCGACACCGGATCTCGATGCGGCGCGCGCGTTCTACTGCGGCGGGCTCCGGTGGGAGCCGTTGCTGGACGTGCCCGGGGAGATCATCTTCTTCCAGACCGCGCCGGGCACCGTGCTCGGCCTGTTCGACGCGGAGAAGTTCGGTGAGGACTTGGGCCGGCCCGGCACCCACCTGGCGACCACGGGAATCACCTTCTCCCACAACGTCGACAGCGCGGAGGCCGTCGACACGCTCGTCGCCCAGGCCGCGCGC
This genomic stretch from Prescottella soli harbors:
- a CDS encoding ScbR family autoregulator-binding transcription factor encodes the protein MARQARAVATRQQIISGAARMFERSGFEGASLGDIVDGAGTTKGALYFHFRSKDELARVVIDTHHQTSIDTVRAITLSGVSPLRQLVMLCHEMGRQIVHDPIVRAGMRLTLELSGAGGPDQQYVDWIESSRQIVESGVGRGEILATVDPDTLARFLSGSFIGVQLVSQVLAGREDLEQRIDEMWSLLLPSIATSQDAAELAEIRAARWAPPTQAEAPQADSAVGA
- a CDS encoding VOC family protein, encoding MDQRIHFVTLATPDLDAARAFYCGGLRWEPLLDVPGEIIFFQTAPGTVLGLFDAEKFGEDLGRPGTHLATTGITFSHNVDSAEAVDTLVAQAARAGASVVKHPQPAAFGGYHGHFADPNGVVWEICHNPGWSVDPAGRVRLTTDF